GCATGGTTTGGCATCCAGCAAACGAAAAAGGAGAGGACCACCACCGTTACAGATTTGGTGACTTTAGATCGCCTCCTTTGAACGCCCCTTAGGCGGATAAACCTCAGAAGTAACAGGTAGCAAACTGAGAGAATGAACATCGGCAAGATAAAGGCAATTACTATTTTCTGAAGGTGATAAAAGGCGAGCCAATCGTTGCCATCTGGGAACTTGAGGAGGCACAGTTTTTCATCTGCAACCACAGTCACTGTGGAAAAAATGGAAGTTGGAGCTGTTGCCATTGTCGCCAGGACCCACAATACTGCACAGATCCATTTCACCGACCTAGACCTCTTTCTAGAGGGGATTTTTAGGGCAGATGCAACGGACCAGTAGCGCGTAATGCTCATTGCCGTGAGGAAAAACACGCTGGCATACATGTTCATCACAGTGACTGATAAAATGATTTTGCACATGGCGTTTCCAAACGGCCAGCTGAAATCCAGCGCAGTGTCTACCGCCCAGAAAGGCAAAGTCAGAACAAATTGGAAGTCCGTAACAGCTAAATTGATGACAAAGAAATTAATGGTGGATTTCTTCCGCCCTTGTCTTTTCTTCATGAGGAAAAACACCAAGAGATTTCCCACCAGACCCACCGCGCACACCACGGAGTAAACCACGGAGATGATAATCCTCAGGACGAGGCTGCCATCAGCGGTCACATCGATGTCTTCCAGACTACTGAACTTGTGTTGATCCATTAAACTTTTGTTCCAAGCTCCGCTGTTGTTCAGAATTTCTCCCATTCTGCTGCGCTCCAACAGGTGCCTGGACAAGCGCAGGTCCGTCCACTGATCGCATATCACTTAGTTTGACATTGTTTGTTGGAGAATGATATTGATGTATTATATCTGCAGTTGTTATGCATATCAGTGTTTTCCATGCGTGTAAGCGACGTGTGTGAACAACACACACCTGACATGCAGCGCTTTATGGAGGAGAACGGGGAGCGCGCGCCTGTGAAGAGCGCGCACTGGATAACGCCACTCAGATGACGTCATGTCACGTCAACAAATTTGAACCATTTTGAAGGAGGGGTGACCATACAACACAAAAGTTGCCATCTCTTGTTTGATTGATAAATAAAAGTTGAAAAGTAAAATAAGTATCATGGGAAGCTCAAATATGCACAGCATGATGGTTATGCTTTAATTAAATTGCTCTACTGTCAGTTACAGTTTACTTTGTACGTATTGTTCTCTGTTTGTGTCTGTTGTCTTATGTTATCTTCCTACTGAATTTCCCATCTGTAATCAAAAATCCTGAAATCGAAATCCTCTATTCAATCGCTTGATGGGAATTACTTCACAAGTTGACGCATGACGCATATGTTTGCTTGCATGCTGTAATGTCCACTAGAGGATGCACTAGATGAATACTTAGATATCAACAGCTCCGTGTTTTACCAAATCAACTAGTGTTAGTGTTAGATATGACTGACTCCGAATGTATATAgtaggcctacacacacacacacacacacacagtactgtgcaaaagtccaGGCAcaaaagatgtttcacaaaagcatttgtcttaagatggttatttatatcttcagctttagtgtgtcaacatgaaatacacattttagactctcaaacattacttttgcaaatagaagaacagggagccctgcaacagatgtaacGGCCCCCACAGATActcccactgaacattgtgacagtctgggattacatgaagagacagacgcAATCGAGACTATTAGAAGAACTGTGGCACATACTTCAAGAAGCTTGTAACATCCGatcagccaacaaccaagaaaaacggtGCCCAGGTGACCGtaggtgctgttttaaaggcaaaggtggccacaccaaatattgatttagctttttattatgtttgctggactttgtatgacattaattgataaatgaaaattattaatgccattatttttaaagacatatCAATTCTATCAAACTGTATTGAGAAGGCTAATCTTTCGGTCAACGACGTGatgctatttgtgtgtgtgtgtgcgtgtttttgtgatttacgaggacaattttgtaagttacaaactggtaattacaaggttattatgctataaatgtgatttatgaggacatttctagtgtccccataattcaaatcacttaaaaatcatactaaacaatgttttattgaaaatgtaaaaatgcagaaggttttctgtgagggttaggtttaggggttgtgttaggtttagaggatagaatctatagtttatacagtataaaagtcattatgtctatggaaagtcctcataatgataggtagaccaacatgtgtgtttgtgtgtgtgtgtgtgtgtgtgtgtgtgtttgtctgcgtctaataaattattcaaaaatatttgaatacaCCTACTTCTGTGAtatgttttcaattactgagttcaaagtcattttaatatttttcctggagcttaaagtaaaaatatattttggtgtaACCGTccagagtaaaaaaataaataaataaataaataattcttgggaaaaaaatatttttggcatgAGGTGTGCTGATTAtgcttgtattatttatttaatttaaattttattttcaatgaattaatttgttttatttaattaaaaaatacacatttaaatttgatggaattttgtaataaaattgaaatgcgtaaatcctaAAAACAGGCTTACAATTTAGGGCTTATTCTTATGTAAGTCTTGTAAAGAATATTACTAGGCTCCCCGATTGCACACGTAAGcctacatcacccagacgtctgtttgatgtgtgtttacatctggaagacaagttgtttaagttgtttgctcatctgcaatacgtctataagacgcatgtcaataagtatgtctcagatgtcaataagacgttcagcagatgcCTTTGAGACATTTATGCTTCAGAATGACttttaaatctgatctttttgaTTATCAAATTGATCGTGACGCTTTCCAGattaaaagatctaaaacagacgtCTTGGAGATTTaggtggagcacttgcttctgtttcacacatgacaataaaagtcTGAGCACTGGTCctgaatacattatttaattacaataatgacaattgtgcatgtgcaaaatttatttttttattctgtgcttgtgcattgtgggatttaaatgtatccaagtgagTGTTTTGACTACATTCACCAAAACTCGtttagatccatttaatgattcaatgACCATTTCTGGTGAGTTTTCCTTCTCtatgagttagtcactgaataaacaatcaaaagaaaatgttaatcctttaaaatgtgtatgtctacagacctacaaagagacttaagtagaggttttaagcattaagGACAAAGCAAATCAATCATTGCCCTGCaatttgtgagctgctgagcttttttatcaaaagacaacaataatagtcttataataattatgagtttcaataagaTCTGTACATTTTATATCAACTGTTTAAATTTGCAAAAACAAccaatcaaactattacctcacaaacataatataataagcataacttaatgaagactcgtgcgctgatataaactccactcaCAATGTGTGCTTataagaaggattgtcctttgtttattttctgcagtgcatttcacgtaatgctgccaatcaagaacaatATGCCGATAAATattgtgttcctcatctctagattattaatttagatcaacgcCAATGCCGATAAAAAACAGAGCCGCGTTGATCAGACTGTCTGACTGATGACCTATTACGTAAAGGTTGttttggctcatgaaactcacctgtgggctggactggtaatctggcataccgggcattttcccggtgggccgatgcacattggggccgatcaggggcggactggccaatgTGAGAACTGGgactaagctaaaatgagcttccacgttatgcagaacgggccacaaaatggctCTGCAGTATGCCAAAGGGGGCAGCAATAtttagaaaaggacagcgacaacaacaacttttgggccagtttctatgtaaaatcccaggccgatttctcttcccagtccacccctgcctgTGACTGACTGCATggttgctcaatcagcccaaagtaacaaaacgcaaagaataATGTATACAAATCGACCATTTGGACTCAGTATGGGTTTAAATCGGAACAGTGCGGGgaacaaaaatcacctttttaaatagTGTGGGGAAAGTGTCCCTCACGTCCCCTGCGGCTGCTACGCTTTCACACGCTATAAAAGCTGCATGCAGAGCCAAGAATAGAGCAGGTGTCTCGAGAAGCGGTTTTAACTTTTTAACACGGTGTCTAAAAACGCCAATCCGCCaagaactgccccaaagacggcAATCTAGCGTGATTAAATAGAACAATTgcgcaaaaacgcgttcagagtgaactgccccaaagacgccaatctagcgcgtttacatagaaaaacagcgcaaaaacacgttcagagtgaactgccccaaagacgccaatctagcgcgtttacatagaaaaacagagcaaaaacacagagtgaactgccccaaagacgccaatctagcgcgtttacatagaaaaacagagcaaaaacacagagtgaactgccccaaagacgccaatctagcgcgtttacatagaaaaacagcgcaaaaacacgttcagagtgaactgccccaaagacgccaatctagcgcgtttacacagaaaaacagcgcaaaacacgttcagagtgaactgccccaaagacgccaatctagcgcgtttacatagaaaaacagcgcaaaaacacgttcagagtgaactgccccaaagacgccaatctagcgcgtttacatagaaaaacagcgcaaaaacgcgttcagagtgaactgccccaaagacgccaatctagcgcgtttacatagaaaaacggcgcaaaaacgtgttcagagtgaactgccccaaagacgccaaactagcgcgtttacatagaaaaacggcgcaaaaacttgttcagagtgaactgccccaaagacgccaatctagcgcgtttacatagaaaaacagcgcaaaaacgtgtTCGGAGTGAACTGCACCAAAGAtgccaatctagcgcgtttacatagaaaaacagcgcaaaaacgtgttcagagtgaactgccccaaagacgccaatgttgcacgtttacatagaaaaacacagcaaaaacgtgttcagagtgaCCTGCCCcaaaagacgccaatctagcgtgtttaaatagaaaaacagcgcaaaaaggcattcagagtgaactgccccaaagacgccaaactagcgcgtttacatagtaaaacagcacaaaaacacattcagagtgaacagccccaaagatgccaatctagcgcgtttacatggaaaaacagcacaaaaacgtgttcagagtgaacagccccaaagacgcaaatctagcgcgtttacatagaaaaacagcgcaaaaacacgttcagagtgaactgccccaaagatgcCAATGTAACGCGTTTACATCGCCAAtctagcacgtttacatagaaaaacagtgcaaaaacgtgttcagagtgaactgccccaaagacgccaatctagagcgtttacatagaaaaacagcgcaaaaacgtgttcagagtgaactgccccaaagacgccaatctagcgtgTTTACACAGTGAAACAGCGCAAAAcacgttcagagtgaactgccccaaagacgccaatctagcacgtttacacagaaaaacagcgcaaaacaCGTTCAGAGTAAACTGCCCCAAAGAtgccaatctagcgcgtttacatagaaaaacagcgcaaaaacgtgttcagagtgaactgccccaaagacgccaaactagcgcgtttacatagaaaaacagcgcaaaaacacattcagagtgaactgccccaaagacgccaatctagcgcgtttacatagaaaaacagcgcaaaaacgcgttcagagtgaactgccccaaagacgccaatctagcgcgtttacatagaaaaacagcgcaaaaacgttttcagagtgaactgccccaaagacgccaatctagcgcgtttacatagtaaaacagcgcaaaaacgttTTCAGAgagaactgccccaaagacgccaatctagcgcgtttacatagaaaaacagcgcaaaaacgtgttcagagtgaacagccccaaagacgcaaatctagcgcgtttacatagaaaaacagcacaaaaacgtgttcagagtgaacagccccaaagacgcaaatctagcgcgtttacatagaaaaacagcgcaaaaacacgttcagagtgaactgccccaaagatgcCAATGTAACGCGTTTACATTGCCAATCTAGCACGTTTACATacaaaaacagcgcaaaaacgtgttcagagtgaactgccccaaagacgccaatctagcgcgtttacatagaaaaacagcgcaaaaacacattcagagtgaactgccccaaagacgccaatctaccgcgtttacatagaaaaacagcgcaaaaacacgttcagagtgaactgccccaaagacgccaatctagcgcgtttacatagaaaaacagagcaaaaacacagagtgaactgccccaaagacgccaatctagcgcgtttacatagaaaaacagagcaaaaacacagagtgaactgccccaaagacgccaatctagcgcgtttacatagaaaaacagcgcaaaaacacgttcagagtgaactgccccaaagacgccaatctagcgcgtttacatagaaaaacagcgcaaaaacgtgttcagagtgacctgccccaaagacgccaatctagcgcgtttacatagaaaaacagcgcaaaaaggCATTcggagtgaactgccccaaagacgccaatctagcgcgtttacatagtaaaacagcgcaaaaacacattcagagtgaacagccccaaagacgccaatctagcgcgtttacatagaaaaacagcacaaaaacgtgttcagagtgaacagccccaaagacgcaaatctagcgcgtttacatagaaaaacagcgcaaaaacacgttcagagtgaactgccccaaagatgcCAATGTAACGCGTTTACATCGCCAAtctagcacgtttacatagaaaaacagcgcaaaaacgtgttcagagtgaactgccccaaagacgccaatctagcgcgtttacatagaaaaacagcgcaaaaacacgttcagagtgaactgccccaaagacgccaatctagcgcgtttacatagtaaaacagcgcaaaaacgcgttcagagtgaacagccccaaagacgccaatctagcgcgtttacatagaaaaagagcgcaaaaacgcgttcagagtgaactgccccaaagacgccaatctagcgtgtttacatagaaaaacagcgcaaaaacacattcagagtgaactgccccaaagacgccaatctagcgcgtttaaatagaaaaacagcgcaaaaacgcgttcagagtgaacagtcccaaagacgccaatctagcgcgtttacatagtaaaacagcgcaaaaacgcgttcagagtgaactgccccaaagacgccaatctagcacgtttacatagaaaacagcgcaaaaacgtgttcagagtgaactgccccaaagacgccaaactagcgcgtttacatagaaaaacggcgcaaaaacgtgttcagagtgaactgccccaaagacgccaaactagcgcgtttacatagaaaaacggcgcaaaaacacgttcagagtgaactgccccaaagacgccaatctagcgcgtttacatagaaaaacagcacaaaaaagtgttcagagtgaacagccccaaagacgcaaatctagcgcgtttacatagaaaaacagcgcaaaaacacgttcagagtgaactgccccaaagatgcCAATGTAACGCGTTTACATCGCCAAtctagcacgtttacatagaaaaacggcgcaaaaacgtgttcagagtgaactgccccaaagacgccaatctagcgcgtttacacaGAAAAACGGCGCAAAAATGCGTACAGAGTGAacagccccaaagacgccaatctagcgcgtttacgtAGTAAAACGgcgcaaaaacgcgttcagagtgaactgccccaaagacgccaaactagcgcgtttacatagaaaaacggcgcaaaaacgtgttcagagtgaactgccccaaagacgccaatctagcgcgtttacgtAGTAAAACggcgcaaaaacgtgttcagagtgaactgccccaaagacgccaaactagcg
The sequence above is a segment of the Xyrauchen texanus isolate HMW12.3.18 chromosome 2, RBS_HiC_50CHRs, whole genome shotgun sequence genome. Coding sequences within it:
- the rxfp3.3a2 gene encoding relaxin-3 receptor 1; this encodes MGEILNNSGAWNKSLMDQHKFSSLEDIDVTADGSLVLRIIISVVYSVVCAVGLVGNLLVFFLMKKRQGRKKSTINFFVINLAVTDFQFVLTLPFWAVDTALDFSWPFGNAMCKIILSVTVMNMYASVFFLTAMSITRYWSVASALKIPSRKRSRSVKWICAVLWVLATMATAPTSIFSTVTVVADEKLCLLKFPDGNDWLAFYHLQKIVIAFILPMFILSVCYLLLLRFIRLRGVQRRRSKVTKSVTVVVLSFFVCWMPNHAITLWGVLVKLNAVHWDKTYYMVHAYVFPLTVCLAHANSCLNPILYCLMRREFRKMLHDLLWRISSPAYSKAGKVQGYSAGINQNQDDAHIGIHLNVIDNQGQQSVHPTIPVHDNTC